A single region of the Streptomyces vilmorinianum genome encodes:
- a CDS encoding VIT1/CCC1 transporter family protein → MTDAPVHDEAHGGGLGVRLNWLRAAVLGANDGIVSTAGLVVGVAGVTRSQAALLTAGLAGLLAGSMSMAAGEYVSVSTQRDSEKAALAVERRELREQPEAELAELTGLLSDRGLSPEVAREAAEQLTERDALRAHARVELGIDPDALTNPWHAAGASFLAFTAGALLPLLAMVLPPASARLWVTVVSVLSALAVTGWWSAHLGAAPPARAVLRNMGGGAVAMAVTYGAGSLLGAAGV, encoded by the coding sequence GTGACTGATGCCCCTGTCCACGACGAAGCCCACGGCGGAGGTCTCGGCGTCCGTCTCAACTGGCTCCGGGCCGCGGTGCTCGGAGCCAACGACGGAATCGTCTCCACCGCGGGCCTCGTCGTCGGCGTCGCCGGCGTGACCCGGTCCCAGGCCGCGCTCCTGACCGCGGGCCTTGCGGGCCTGCTCGCCGGCTCGATGTCGATGGCGGCGGGGGAGTACGTCTCGGTCTCCACGCAGCGCGACTCGGAGAAGGCGGCCCTGGCGGTGGAGCGGCGCGAGCTGCGCGAGCAGCCGGAGGCGGAACTGGCCGAGCTGACCGGCCTGTTGTCGGACCGCGGCCTCTCCCCGGAGGTCGCCCGCGAGGCCGCCGAACAACTCACCGAGCGCGACGCGCTGCGCGCCCACGCGCGCGTGGAGCTGGGCATCGACCCCGACGCCCTCACCAACCCCTGGCACGCCGCCGGCGCCAGCTTCCTCGCCTTCACGGCCGGCGCCCTGCTGCCGCTCCTCGCGATGGTCCTCCCACCCGCGTCCGCCCGCCTCTGGGTCACGGTCGTCTCCGTCCTGTCCGCCCTCGCCGTCACCGGCTGGTGGAGCGCCCACCTGGGCGCGGCCCCACCGGCCCGAGCGGTGCTGCGCAACATGGGGGGCGGGGCGGTGGCGATGGCGGTGACGTACGGGGCGGGGTCCCTGCTGGGGGCGGCGGGGGTCTAG
- a CDS encoding NACHT domain-containing protein encodes MQGLDVALLRLAGTVLGAVVRTAVAPRKGAGLVPAPVRPLPRPASPDRLAKVLGSRLTSERYASLAQNERLAAVDGVRDTFAAALAAGPIDAARLFAVDLAPERLRDELRAPDAALADRTLDLYDDLLGLCCAHVVEQLTAEPSFAARAAVEHARVAGRTRDAVETLAAGRPRPEAEALAFEERYARFVAATHGRVELFGLTLGRSAREWPLDTAYISLAVSGDREAAAHGLPHAGPATVTAETALTTSDRLLLRGPAGSGKSTLVQWLALNAARRSFTGELADWNRCVPFVLRLRAFTSADALPTPEEFLRATGVPLTPPPGWTEQLLSGGRALVLVDGVDEVPVRLRQRTETWLKHLIAAFPAGRYVVTTRPSAVPEEWLARQGFTAHSLLPMDRDGIRAFIAHWHEAARAEDPADEVLDTYEKTLRQAVNTRRDLGRLATNPLMCALLCALNRDRRMQLPRARKELYDAALDMLLVRRDTERDICGVEGVDLTREEQTALLQRLAYWLIRNGQVQADRAEAEEMVAEWLTAMPQVRGTARQVFAHLLIRSGLLREPAPGTVDFVHRTFLDYLGAKAAVEARDFGVLVRNAHDDTWDDVVQMAVGHARVEERARLLRHLLRRADRAPKLRHRLVLLAAACLEQAPELDPVVRDDVRARTAELVPPRSPEQAAELAKVGELALELLPGPELQQEAPAVASIKTAELIGGDGALAYLARWRGDERRLVGDALSRAWGAFRTDEYADIVLRDTPLPYVYLRVRSDEQFEALGRLPHTRWLHLHGNHVLPGPLRTLTRLSWLYVSANSALTDLTTVTRLTSLSMLGLDSCGGITDLTPLLDLDLKRFFLYDKNPRATLAPLARMAGLTHVNLDCPLPFDTVGELPLGTGITHFGLYKRTRRFGLDGIERWPELECLTVSGDRQGAYLERLRSMTALRDLQVNGQAALSLGSVSGLAGLQELEIRRSRIDGTLEPLKDLPVLTRLMLAECSSPEPLDLSPLADLPGLTIELESNHTPVVGADLFRPEQLVIR; translated from the coding sequence TTGCAGGGTCTGGATGTTGCGCTGCTGCGACTGGCGGGGACGGTGCTGGGCGCGGTCGTGCGGACCGCGGTGGCTCCGCGGAAGGGAGCCGGGCTCGTACCCGCCCCCGTACGCCCGCTCCCCCGGCCGGCGAGCCCCGACCGTCTGGCGAAGGTGCTGGGCTCACGGCTGACGTCGGAGCGGTACGCCTCCCTGGCGCAGAACGAGCGCCTGGCGGCGGTCGACGGCGTACGGGACACGTTCGCGGCGGCGCTGGCGGCGGGTCCGATCGACGCGGCGCGGCTCTTCGCGGTGGACCTCGCCCCGGAGCGGCTGCGGGACGAGCTGCGCGCGCCGGACGCGGCCCTCGCCGACCGGACGCTGGATCTCTACGACGACCTGCTCGGCCTGTGCTGCGCGCACGTCGTCGAGCAGCTGACGGCGGAGCCCTCGTTCGCGGCGCGGGCGGCGGTGGAGCACGCGCGCGTGGCCGGACGGACCCGGGACGCGGTGGAGACCCTGGCGGCCGGCCGCCCCCGGCCGGAGGCGGAGGCGCTGGCCTTCGAGGAGCGGTACGCGCGGTTCGTGGCGGCGACGCACGGGCGGGTCGAGCTGTTCGGGCTGACGCTGGGGCGGTCGGCGCGGGAGTGGCCGCTGGACACGGCGTACATCAGTCTGGCGGTGAGCGGGGATCGGGAGGCCGCCGCCCATGGCCTCCCGCACGCGGGACCGGCGACCGTGACCGCCGAGACGGCGCTCACGACCTCGGACCGGCTGCTGCTGCGGGGCCCGGCCGGCTCGGGCAAGAGCACGCTGGTGCAGTGGCTCGCCCTGAACGCGGCCCGGCGGTCCTTCACCGGCGAGCTCGCCGACTGGAACCGGTGTGTGCCGTTCGTCCTGCGCCTGCGCGCCTTCACCTCGGCGGACGCGCTGCCGACGCCGGAGGAGTTCCTGAGGGCGACCGGGGTTCCGCTCACACCGCCGCCGGGCTGGACGGAACAGCTGCTCTCCGGCGGCCGGGCCCTGGTCCTGGTGGACGGCGTGGACGAGGTTCCGGTACGGCTCCGGCAGCGGACGGAGACCTGGCTGAAGCACCTGATCGCGGCCTTCCCGGCGGGCCGGTACGTGGTGACGACGCGGCCGTCGGCGGTCCCGGAGGAATGGCTGGCCCGGCAGGGCTTCACGGCCCACTCGCTGCTGCCCATGGACCGGGACGGCATCCGCGCCTTCATCGCCCACTGGCACGAGGCGGCCCGCGCCGAGGACCCCGCCGACGAGGTGCTCGACACCTACGAGAAGACCCTGCGCCAGGCGGTGAACACCCGCCGCGACCTGGGGCGGCTCGCGACCAACCCGCTGATGTGCGCGCTGCTCTGCGCCCTCAACCGCGACCGGCGGATGCAGCTCCCCAGGGCGCGCAAGGAGCTGTACGACGCGGCGCTCGACATGCTGCTGGTGCGGCGGGACACGGAGCGGGATATCTGCGGGGTCGAGGGCGTCGACCTCACGCGCGAGGAGCAGACGGCGCTGCTGCAGAGGCTGGCGTACTGGCTGATCCGCAACGGGCAGGTCCAGGCCGACCGCGCCGAGGCGGAGGAGATGGTCGCGGAGTGGCTGACCGCGATGCCGCAGGTGCGGGGGACGGCGCGGCAGGTCTTCGCGCATCTGCTCATCCGCAGCGGCCTGCTGCGCGAACCGGCCCCCGGGACGGTGGACTTCGTCCACCGGACGTTCCTCGACTACCTGGGCGCGAAGGCGGCGGTGGAGGCGCGGGACTTCGGCGTCCTGGTGAGGAACGCGCACGACGACACCTGGGACGACGTCGTCCAGATGGCGGTGGGCCACGCGCGCGTGGAGGAACGGGCGCGGCTCCTGAGGCACCTGCTGCGCCGCGCGGACCGGGCACCGAAGCTGCGGCACCGGCTGGTGCTGCTGGCGGCGGCGTGCCTGGAGCAGGCGCCGGAGCTGGACCCGGTGGTACGGGACGATGTCCGCGCCCGCACGGCGGAGCTGGTCCCGCCGCGCTCCCCGGAGCAGGCGGCCGAACTGGCCAAGGTGGGCGAACTGGCGCTCGAACTTCTTCCGGGGCCTGAGCTCCAGCAGGAAGCTCCGGCCGTCGCATCGATCAAGACCGCGGAACTGATCGGCGGGGACGGAGCGCTCGCGTATCTGGCCCGCTGGCGTGGCGACGAGCGCCGGCTCGTGGGCGACGCGCTGTCCCGGGCCTGGGGGGCGTTCAGGACCGACGAGTACGCCGACATCGTCCTGCGGGACACCCCCTTGCCGTACGTCTACCTCCGCGTGCGCTCTGACGAGCAGTTCGAGGCACTGGGCCGGCTGCCGCACACTCGCTGGCTCCATCTCCACGGAAACCACGTGCTCCCGGGTCCCCTCCGGACACTGACCCGCCTCAGTTGGCTCTACGTATCCGCCAACTCCGCCCTGACCGACCTCACCACTGTCACCCGGCTCACGTCGCTCTCCATGCTCGGGTTGGACAGCTGCGGCGGCATCACGGATCTGACGCCTCTCCTCGACCTGGACCTCAAGCGGTTCTTCCTCTACGACAAGAACCCCCGGGCGACATTGGCTCCCCTCGCCCGTATGGCGGGTCTCACCCATGTGAACCTCGACTGCCCTCTGCCCTTCGACACCGTCGGAGAGCTCCCGTTGGGGACCGGCATCACCCATTTCGGTCTGTACAAGAGAACGCGCAGGTTCGGACTCGACGGCATCGAGAGATGGCCAGAGCTGGAATGCCTCACCGTGTCCGGCGACCGGCAGGGCGCCTACCTGGAGCGGCTGCGCTCGATGACCGCGCTGCGGGACCTTCAGGTGAACGGCCAGGCCGCCCTCTCACTCGGCAGTGTCAGTGGGCTCGCCGGCCTTCAGGAGCTGGAGATCAGGCGCTCGCGCATCGACGGCACGTTGGAGCCGTTGAAGGACCTGCCCGTACTCACCCGGCTGATGCTGGCGGAGTGCTCCTCCCCGGAGCCTCTCGACCTGTCCCCTCTGGCAGACCTCCCGGGTCTCACGATCGAGTTGGAGAGCAACCACACGCCCGTGGTGGGCGCGGACCTCTTTCGGCCTGAGCAACTCGTGATCCGGTGA
- a CDS encoding sterol desaturase family protein yields MPNLPDVVLWSIPAFVLLTVLEMVSYRLHPDEDAAGYEAKDAATSLGMGIGSLAFDFLWKIPVVAIYTAVYELTPLRVPVLWWTIPLMLLAQDFFYYWQHRGHHVIRILWACHVVHHSSRKFNLTTALRQPWTSLTSWPFYLPMIALGVHPAAVAFCYSINLVYQFWIHTERIDKLPRPFEYVLNTPSHHRVHHASQGGYLDRNFGGILIVWDRMFGSWVGETDKPVFGLTKNIATYNPLRVATHEYVAIARDLRAATSWRERAGRVFRGPGWQPGPDPRKNPDTGPDTEPGTATGPAAPEPAA; encoded by the coding sequence ATGCCGAACCTGCCCGATGTCGTGCTCTGGTCCATACCGGCTTTCGTCCTGCTCACCGTCCTGGAGATGGTCAGCTACCGGCTCCATCCCGACGAGGACGCCGCCGGGTACGAGGCCAAGGACGCCGCCACCAGCCTCGGCATGGGGATCGGCAGTCTCGCCTTCGACTTCCTCTGGAAGATCCCGGTCGTCGCGATCTACACCGCGGTCTACGAGCTGACCCCGCTCCGCGTCCCCGTCCTGTGGTGGACGATCCCGCTGATGCTGCTCGCCCAGGACTTCTTCTACTACTGGCAGCACCGCGGGCACCACGTCATCCGCATCCTGTGGGCCTGCCACGTCGTCCACCACAGCAGCCGGAAGTTCAACCTCACCACCGCCCTGCGCCAGCCCTGGACCAGCCTCACCTCCTGGCCGTTCTACCTGCCGATGATCGCCCTCGGCGTGCACCCGGCCGCCGTCGCGTTCTGCTACTCGATCAACCTCGTGTACCAGTTCTGGATCCACACCGAGCGCATCGACAAGCTGCCCCGCCCCTTCGAGTACGTCCTCAACACGCCCTCCCACCACCGCGTCCACCACGCCTCCCAGGGCGGTTACCTGGACCGGAACTTCGGCGGGATCCTGATCGTCTGGGACCGGATGTTCGGGTCCTGGGTCGGGGAGACCGACAAGCCCGTCTTCGGACTCACCAAGAACATCGCCACCTACAACCCGCTGCGCGTCGCCACCCACGAGTACGTGGCCATCGCCCGTGACCTGCGGGCCGCCACGAGCTGGCGCGAGCGCGCAGGGCGGGTCTTCAGGGGGCCGGGCTGGCAGCCGGGCCCTGATCCGCGGAAGAACCCCGACACCGGTCCCGACACCGAACCCGGTACCGCCACCGGTCCCGCCGCGCCGGAGCCCGCCGCGTGA